The nucleotide sequence CAGAGAATCAAGAACGGGGAGCACATGCACATAAAGAGCTCTTACAGGTTTTGATTCCAGCTGCAGGTTCCTTTACGGTAGAATTAGATGACGGAAAAAATAAGAAAACAATCTTTTTAAATAGTCCGTCAAAGGGATTATTGATAGTTCCCGGTATTTGGAGGAACCTTACGGATTTTTCTTTTGGTTCGATAGCATTGGTGCTGGCTTCCGAATATTATACCGAAGATGATTATATCAGAAGTTATGATAAATTTTTGAAATACAGGGATATTAAATAATATGAAGAATGTTTTTATTCATGAACTGGCTGATTGTCATTCTACTAATATAGGTAATGGTACGAAAGTTTGGCAATTTGCCATTATTCTTAAAAATGCTATTGTAGGTGAGAATTGTAATATAAATTGTCATACATTTATTGAAAATGATGTCAAGATTGGTAATAATGTGACATTAAAGTCTGGAGTTTTTTTATGGGATGGTATCGTAATTTGTGATAATGTTTTTGTAGGTCCTAATGTTACATTTACCAATGATAAATATCCTAGATCTAAACAATATCCTGAAACTTTTCAAAAAACCATAATAAGTAGAGGTGCATCGATTGGTGCAAATTCAACTATACTAGGTGGTATCACAATAGGAGAGAATTCTATGATTGGTGCAGGAAGCCTTGTTACTAAAGATATTCCTGATAATGAATTGTGGTATGGTTCTCCAGCTAAATATGTTCGCAAGATATAAGCAAAAAAATTATAAAAAATAAATACAGAAATATGATAATAAAATAAATATGAATATCCCTTTTTTATCCTTACAAAAAATAACTGAAAGCTTTGAACCGTCTCTCTCGCAAAAAATAAATGAAGTTATAAAAAAGGGCTGGTATATTCACGGTGAAGAATGTACGGCGTTTGAAAAAAACTTTGCACAATTTTGCGGAGTTAATCATTGTATTGGTGTAGGGAATGGTCTTGAAGCTTTGAA is from Treponema denticola and encodes:
- a CDS encoding acyltransferase, translated to MKNVFIHELADCHSTNIGNGTKVWQFAIILKNAIVGENCNINCHTFIENDVKIGNNVTLKSGVFLWDGIVICDNVFVGPNVTFTNDKYPRSKQYPETFQKTIISRGASIGANSTILGGITIGENSMIGAGSLVTKDIPDNELWYGSPAKYVRKI
- a CDS encoding sugar 3,4-ketoisomerase, translated to MNIVDNCILLNLHKDFTNNITHLNHKSTVPFEVKRIYYLYGVPENQERGAHAHKELLQVLIPAAGSFTVELDDGKNKKTIFLNSPSKGLLIVPGIWRNLTDFSFGSIALVLASEYYTEDDYIRSYDKFLKYRDIK